tgaattatatattaaaatgatttattaccttatcagaatatgagatctaataagtcaattcaatgaattaattgTTATGTATtaactaatttttaattttttcatttGAATGGGATCTGAAAATTACTTCTTGAGGAGTCAAAATTATTACCTTTTTAGAATAATTTAGTGAATTAtgtattactaacaaaaaaaaaaaccaaatacttctttggattgttagcaatatatcacctaactaagcaaataaatctataattacaattaatagaaattcttaaaagaaataatatatatatatatatattattcgatatcaaaataaatctattttatcacaaaagaaatatattctagtataaaataaatctatttatttaataaattcaaatcataaaattgcaaatcctacagatctactaatataaaatttaaaacaaaagtaacagaaaatagcctgattgaaggcaggtcgaagcaCGTAAACGTTGTCCCAAAGAAGTGTTTGCCTCCATGTATGGGTTTTCCGGCAATCCTCctcagagatacgacgaccctaaaCTTCTTTTTCggtacgtctcggaagaagccaAATCGAACTCGTtagacttgcagatccagcgaaGAAtggaataaaaataataaaataaactgaatagaattgtaaaaataaaaatcagaagtggctaagaggaagaactttttttaaaaatttttttggtatttttttctaattttttgtcTCCAGAATAGAACAAAATAGGGGGTATTTATAAGGATATTTAAGCatgatttttttggattttttgcgGACACGTTCGTGCCTCCCATGGACGCACCCGCAGTGATTTCGCAAATGTCCGGCGTTTCGCGAAAttcaaacgcgcacgcggccaagTCTCGGGCTACGTGCACATTTAAATTTTTTCAACATTCAATTGGTAAATTAGGTTTTCTGCGGTTGACCTTATTCCCGAGGGAGGTTTATGTTGACTCAAATTTCTACAATATTTAACTTTTATATGCTCAATTTAGTGGAGAATTTACCCTCAATTGCTAgcatgtttgtgtgtgtgtgtgtgtgtgtgttatcAAGGCGTCGAAGTTAGTTTGAAATCATGGTTGGAATTCTACTATTGTGGGAATATTGATTAGTCTTGCCAACACAGACTGAACGGGGAACATAGCATCCATCATATATTCATATAGTGTTCGTTATGAATTCAACATCACTTAACTTGCACAGCCAGTAGAAATTTAAGCAACGGAAACaattggaaaagaaaaagaaaatgatgaatGTGTTACAACAAAATGTGTGCTCTTCTATTTGTACATTATATTTTTTTGGACGCATCATGCAATTGACTGATGAAAGTTTATGCTTTGCAACATGTATGATTAACTGCAAAGCCACATGGCCCTGTGACTGACCTAGCTCAAGGTATCTATACCCACTATTGTTTTTATTCATTCAGACTGGAGGCATCCTTTCTGAAGTCAGACATCTGAATTTCGGTTTTGATGACCCTAGAAGATCTCTCTGTGTCTATGTAGCCGGTGTTTCGGAACTTCTTATCATACTTCGATTAGCTCTGCTTATGTCTCTTGTCTTTCGGAATTATGTCAACTACCAGGACTCATGAAATGCATACTAGTTTTTATGTCATGTTTTAAACCCTCAGTGGGTAAATCGATGCTCTTGAGGTAGCATCGTCACGCTGATCCCTGAGTATATAAATCCATAGCTTTGGTACCTAATTACCACCGGTAGATAACAATTGTTACTCATGGATTAGGAGCAAGCTGCTTCCATGTCTCCATCCTACATGAAATATATATTAGAAACGTTTCTTATTATGTATAGACAAGGGTTCTCCCTTTCCATTTTTTTCATCTCAATCAACCTCGCCAGTGTAAGAGGCAGTGATTATTATGAGAAAGAGCAGGTGGCAGATCACCCCCCATCTACATCTTGGCTTCTTGAATAGTTGAATTTGATGATTTTTGGTGCCTCCTATTGCATGGATGTGTTGCACAACACACATTATTATTCTCtctttgaaaagaaaagaagaacttACATTGTATGCTATTGGCTACTGAAGACGAAAAAGCTATTGAAGAATAGGAAATCTTGAACTTGGGAAGCTGATATTTTGATCGAAGTAAATCATACATGAATAATATCTGTCTTCTTAACACAATCTCCAATGAGAAACCACCTTTTCATGATTCCATAGAATTATTTGCTCACACAGGATAACTTGCTACTACAAGCATAAAGGTGCCAATCTCAAGCACCAATCTCTCCTTcagtcttcttctcctcctcatccATAAAAGCTGAGACCGGAAATGACCTCCCGATCCCGACCGCTGACTTGAAGTATATCTTCTTCCCGGCTTGGTCGTCGATGCTCATCTCAGTGATTGGCACCCACAGCAGCATCTGCTTGCTCCTCACCCCTGTCATCTTCTTCATCCTATTCTTTTCCACATACGCCGTCACCACCGTCTCATACCTCACCCGGGTATTAGTCCCTGTGAAGAAGTGTTCATAGGGGCCCTTCTGCTTCATCCACACGAAGCCGGTCTCCCTCGCTCTACCGCATTCTTCGAGGTCCTTGAGAGGAAGGACACCCGGCGGGAAACCGAGCTCTTCGAGAAGCTCCATGGAGTGGCGATGGCACTCCTCTGGTCCATAGACGATCTCAGCACCTTCCCTCACCTTGTCATTCATAGCCAGGGAGGAGCCCATTTCTGTGTTCGTCCTGGGAATTGGAAGGGCATCGTATTGTGGGGTTTTAAAACAAACGGTCCGACCGGAATGGCGGGTAGGTGGCGGGAAGTTCAACTAACATGGCCAAGGTCGGGTCGTCAAACTGGGGATGGGTGGGCTTGTGGAAGTTGTAGACCGAACCGCCTAATTTTGGATTTGTCAAGCTTGCCAATAAATGTTTTAGTCCTAGACGTTCGATCCATGACTTCGATTAGTTTGAAGACAAATGCTGACAGAAGCTTTGCAACTACCTTGAAAAAAAGATTATATGGGGtagcattatatatatatatatatatatatatatatatatatatatatatatatatatatatatatatatatatatatatgtattcttgGGTTGGTTGGTATTCATAGTTCATAGGCGCATTGTTCTTGATCTGATCATAGATATCTTAAGTCAAACGTAATcaaagattaaggtaagaaatgTGAGCCAATTAGAAATGTTTGCTTCATTACAATGTCGGCGACAACACGGTAGCCACTGATAGGTTTTTTAGCTAATCATATGAGGGTCCATGGAATCATGCCCCATGACTTTTCCATTGTTCttccaaatttaattaaaatggCCAACCACTCAAGCAAAGGAGTTGGTTATGACTTATGACACCATTCTTGATGTCCTCTGAACCACTGATCTAGTAGCCATTATGGTGTTGTTTCAGTGTGTCAAATGGCACTAATATTTGGTGCACTGGACGTAGATCATGCTTGGAATGGGATGGTGATTTTGGATCAGGTCTAAATAGAACACAGAAACATCATTGTGTGGGTGCAGGTTTGCGAGAGCAGGTGTAAGTCTATATATATCGAGCTCAAACGTGCACTTGCCATCAGACGACCTCAACCCACAAGGACCGGTAAAATACACACGGAAATGGAACCAGCATATTAATAGCAATGGAGGCGCTCACGTGGATGAGAAATTATTAGTTAGATCAGATTTGTTATTAAACTGGTGACCAACCTAACTAGAAACCAAAACGGATGGAGAGCCCCCCCcggctttgtttttcttctctttctattTTATTCGTGTTTGAGACTAATCTACCATTTTGGTAGCGGATTGGTCCAACTAAAATTTTTTCATGTGGACACAatgtaagaagaaaaaaaatgcaaactAACAAGAAAGTTGGCAAATAATTTTATGATTGCTTTTTTGTTTGGcgtggcattttttttttttatggaggtAATGAATTCTTGGTCATAAAATCTCTACTTGTCAAAAGAAGAGTATAAATATTTATGTATTTTTCCTATTAAGCATATCTAAGTATATTCTTGTAAATGCTTAATTTTGTACATCTAATATTGAGATTCTCAATGTTATACTTGATGGTTAGAAGATTTTAGAGATAACTAGAAAACTCTCAAAAAGGTTAAAATCTTTTatacaagttggagaagagggatGGTGCAAACGCTTTTTGTGAGCGTTAGGTACATGGGATGTTGAATGTCAGATAACAATGTTATAAATCATGTGAACTACTAACGTACTCTTCTTCTTGTGTGGGCCTCGCATTATTTATATTTAGTGGGGCCCAAGCAAAGAAGGAGGACCAGGTGCAACACAAAATATGTACCATCGATGGGGTTTACCGCTCTAACTCttgttttttttcctaatttttCTATCTATAATTACTTTTTAACCTTCGGatacctttattttttatatgtgcTATTTAGCCTATCAATATTGTGTCGATCcaacatcaatttttttttaccaaGGGGGATATTTGACACTCCttttatttcaaagattttttttttttttaccaaggAGACATTTACCAAGAATTAGGAGAGCAACTAGCTCTAACTCCCAAGTGAATCATCTAATTATTTTTATCATTCTATATCGGCGGCAGGTCTTTGAAAGGAATCCTTGGTGATGTAGGAAGGAAATCAACAGAAATCTTTTGAATTCGAGTAGTTTGAGAAGATGGTATAATTCATAGGAGATAGCTTAGTGGATGAATAAATTATTTCCCCCTCCAATGGCTAATTCCAAGAGCCCAAGAAACCAGTCTATGCATCTTCTATTGCCTGGAAAGAAGGTTGTATTGGGCCAGTCACTATGTACGCAGATTACATTAAGGAGAACCCAAGATTGTGAAATATAGTTCGTAAGTCAAACTTTACGTGCTGATTCTACGAACTTCAGTCCCGTAATACGTGGCAGATCTATGGCCTCAATAACCGTTGCAGCAAGTCAGCTCACGACAATTTTGACTCATTGTACAGAGACCAGTCTTCCGTTGACTTGACGAGTGAATGATATCCAAGCCCATGATCTTCCCTTTGATCCGATTAGGCTGGCTGGCCCATGCTTCCACCCACGTAAGAGACCACACGGTCCTCAGTTTCACTCTTATGTTCTTCCGCATAAACAGAAATCCAAATTAGAGTTTGCTCATGAAACAATACATTCGCTGGTTAAGTTATCGGATTTTGGATACTAGCAAACGAAGTTCGAATCCGCTCTCATCAATATTTTGGCTGGGATTTCGTCATGCTAATTCTAGAAAACAATCTAATTTAGGTTTCAGCTTCTAAGCCTGAAATCAAAGGACGAGATTAAATCTGGCTCCTGTAAGCTGCAACATAGCCCAATCTAagttttcaaataaaatatgtCGTCACATCTGCATGATAGGTTATGTTCAGGTCGGACGCTAGTTATATCCATTGATGAGAGAGAGTCCGCATAATGGTCATAAATGGGCTACTCTTTTGGACCGGGACGGTGCCTTGTACCAAGCGACGCGGACGAAGTGTGACCGTCAAATTGGCTCCACCTACGAGGGCAGAGATGAGGCGAAGATTCCATGCCACATTAATTTAGGTGGGGGGCGAAAAGGAAGAGTGCGAATTCTTTACggctatgtatatatatatatatatattttgagtgTTTTCTtgagatgaagaggaacttgattGCTGCATAGAAAGAAATTCTCTCATATGGTCATCACTCTATTTAGAGGTGGCACTTGGGGTAGGTGGGTTCGGATAAGGAGATTAGGATCAAATAGGGGTTGGGATGAAAATTGGTTGGCCAGGGTCGGACCTCTTTATTTAATTGGCCTAAATTTTCATCCAAACCCTATCTTTTAACGCAAATAATAAATAAGTTCCACTTTTTCCACGCAGAGGGAAAGAAGGGGAGCAGGGGTGACAATATTGGAGGGGCAAAAGAGCAGTTACTTACTATAGAAAAGaaactctccaaaaagatggctTCATGGCATTTACTATCTTGAAATTCTAGAttaaccaccaccaccacctttcTACCGTAGAACCTCATGGCAAAGTTGCCATAACCTTTGTTGCTTTAGCGTCCTCGACCATCATGACCATAATGATGTTGCCTCCTTCTTCCACACACCCCCTCTCATCCTCAACCTTGTCTCATGACCCCTCCCAAGCCAAGAAGTTGCTAAAGTGATATATTAGAGATTTGCTTATTTTGTGCAtccaaaatataattaataattagagatttgtttattttgtgcatccaaaatattttcttgataCATGGAGGATTACTGTAGCAAGATTGGTGCAATAAACTTGTGCGCACTAATATATGTTCCAGAGCCCTTTTtgtgtggtgattaaattcacgAAAACTCAATAATTTTTTTGTCTTGCATACTATTTGCAAACTTTACCAAGTTGGTATGCTAATAAACACAATACTTATGTAAATATTTCAAAGTCATCATCGTCTATTGCTACCTAAAACCTAGATTGACTTAAAGCATTTATACATTTTGGAAAAGCATAAATTGTTATATGTTAAAAACAATTAGCTAGATTGCtgcaaaaaataagaaaattcttgatttttgCATAGATAGCTTGTTGGATATGTGATATTTGTCCACTTATTTTTTGGACCTCCTCAAAATGCATATGCCAAATATTATAGTATGTTTAATATAGATAGGCTTAAAATATAGGCTTAAACTATACTGGATGTTAAATTAGCTGACCTAGAACTTATCTCGATGGATCTACCTTTTCGCTTAGTAATTAAATATTCCATATATGAGCCTTAGATTGTGCTTCTCTAAGTATCCAGATTTGGGTAAATATAGTATAGGTAGGTTTTCCTCTATCTCTCTTCCAAAAAAACAACAACTTTGTACTGGTTTGATAGTTTTCGGTACTTACAAGTTATAAGTCATCAacataaattcttgaaaaaatcacAATTGCTTTCCAAATTACTAcataaaaatagaattaattatcAAACCACTCTTGTATTTAATCTTACGTTGGAACCTTTCAATTTGAGTTCATACTACTGAATCTCCAAagcatcatatatttatgttactattaagtttatgcaatgATTTTAAGTTCCATTTGCTAGCCACCATAAAATATTGTCAAGGGCTTCTATTAGAGCTTCAACATCTGATTTGATGCATAGAATAATTCCACATCAACGAGCCAAGCATGGATTCATATCTAATTGTACTTTTTAGCCAACATCATTTCATAAGTTAAAGTGATAATCATTagattcacccccccccccccccccctcctctccctTTCTCCTAAAAATAGGGATAATCATGCCATCTTTGACCAGGCTAATACCTAATTCTAACCAAGTGGGGTCTTTAGCTACAAAAGTTGGATCCGACCGAACCTCAAGTGATAGATTTATCGTAGTTAAACAAACATTCGACAATACATAATATTATCAATTGAGACACTATAAGCTCTGCATTgacaaaataacaaaataattctatcaaaatttaaatctaaaaatatatgaTCATCCTCACTCCAAGATTGAACTAGGAAGGACCAGTTTAACATCACTTGCCTCCAAATATTGCATGATCATTGGTATTCTCGGCAATACATATACAACGATTGATATAAAATAGGGTCTCCTCAATCTGAAATTTGAAGGTCATTGACCTCAAAATAGAGACACAAGATGTCTTCAGCTAACCTCAATTAAGTAGAACTTGATCAAGCCAATTCATTAGCACccttaaattaaaaaagaaaaaaaatcaaataggtTAGAAAAGGAATAGAAGTAACACGCAATGTTACCATTTCCACTCAATTCGAAGGGAAAGGGGAGTAGAGGCAAACGTGCAGGGGGTACAATAAATGTGGAGGGAAGAAGGGCATTATTGGTGGGGTTCCCCTGTACCAGCCTCACTGCCTTTTTATAGAAGTGTCACGTGCCATCACGCATGTTTCCCTCTTCATAAAAGAGAAGCGAAAGCCTTCTCTCTCATTCATCCATTTTTCCTACCCTCTTGCCTCCAAGGCTCCAAACCTTCTCTCTCTGCTCCTAGTTGTGGTTCTTACCTCTGTGATCAGTCGCTTTTAACAATATTAAGTCGTCGGTGAAAA
Above is a genomic segment from Phoenix dactylifera cultivar Barhee BC4 chromosome 2, palm_55x_up_171113_PBpolish2nd_filt_p, whole genome shotgun sequence containing:
- the LOC103708464 gene encoding uncharacterized protein LOC103708464, whose amino-acid sequence is MGSSLAMNDKVREGAEIVYGPEECHRHSMELLEELGFPPGVLPLKDLEECGRARETGFVWMKQKGPYEHFFTGTNTRVRYETVVTAYVEKNRMKKMTGVRSKQMLLWVPITEMSIDDQAGKKIYFKSAVGIGRSFPVSAFMDEEEKKTEGEIGA